A window from Schistosoma haematobium chromosome 1, whole genome shotgun sequence encodes these proteins:
- the MSRB3 gene encoding Peptide methionine sulfoxide reductase B3 (EggNog:ENOG410VDY9~COG:O): MNVLQMVKQMDTLSPRIQALLKESNCFRCNEDANNESAFSRDALKARLSDLEFRVTQNKETEKPFSGKYVNEKSPGIYRCVVCSSKLFSSEAKFFCSCGWPTFNSPIECNSLTSSIDLSSGEVRVEVSCKGCNAHLGHVFDDGPKPTGLRYCINSCALILDSDIGSSSGLNLPTA, from the exons ATGAATGTATTGCAGATGGTTAAACAAATGGACACTCTTTCACCAAGAATCCAAGCCTTGTTAAAAGAAAGCAATTGTTTCAGGTGTAATGAAGACGCAAATAATGAATCTGCATTTTCTCGAGATGCTTTGAAGGCCAGACTGAGTGACCTGGAATTCCGTGTAACACAAAATAAAGAAACGGAAAA ACCTTTTTCAGGGAAATATGTAAATGAGAAATCACCTGGAATATATAGATGTGTTGTCTGTAGCTCAAAACTGTTTAGCAGTGAAGCGAAATTCTTCTGTAGTTGTGGCTGGCCTACATTTAACAGTCCTATAGAGTGTAACTCATTGACCTCATCCATTGATTTGTCATCAG GTGAAGTTCGTGTAGAAGTTTCTTGCAAGGGATGCAATGCTCATTTAGGACACGTGTTTGACGATGGCCCGAAACCTACAGGTCTTCGTTATTGCATTAATTCTTGTGCTCTAATTCTTGATTCTGATATTGGTAGCTCATCTGGTTTAAATTTGCCAACTGcttga